The following are encoded together in the Drosophila sechellia strain sech25 chromosome 3R, ASM438219v1, whole genome shotgun sequence genome:
- the LOC6612665 gene encoding histone RNA hairpin-binding protein, giving the protein MLCEDQHMSVENTPQKGSGSLNSSASSISIDMKPTMQSWAQEVRAEFGHSDEASSSLNSSAVSCGSLAKKETSDGNLECKEGEGREMAFEFLDGVNEVKFERLVKEEKLKTPYKRRHSFTPPSNENSRSNSPNSSNSSANGDAAAPKGGNNQHSRNANKSGYFRAHKEEKRVRHNSYTSSTSSSSSYTEADPAILSRRQKQIDYGKNTAAYERYVEMVPKAERTREHPRTPNKHGKYSRRAFDGLVKIWRKSLHIYDPPTQARGTAKDSNSDSDSD; this is encoded by the exons ATGCTCTGCGAGGATCAGCACATGTCCGTGGAGAACACACCGCAGAAAGGCTCCGGCAGCCTGAATTCCTCAGCATCCTCAATTTCGATCGATATGAAGCCGACCATGCAGAGCTGGGCCCAGGAGGTCCGCGCGGAGTTTGGCCACAGTGACGAG GCCTCCAGCTCCCTGAATAGCAGCGCTGTCAGCTGCGGTTCCTTGGCCAAAAAGGAGACATCCGACGGTAATCTTGAGTGCAAAGAGGGCGAGGGCCGGGAGATGGCTTTTGAATTCCTGGATGGCGTCAACGAGGTAAAGTTCGAGCGCCTGGTCAAGGAGGAGAAGCTAAAGACGCCCTACAAGCGCCGACACTCGTTCACGCCGCCCAGCAACGAGAACAGTCGCTCCAACAGTCCGAACAGCAGCAACTCCTCGGCCAACGGAGATGCAGCTGCGCCCAAAGGCGGCAACAATCAGCATTCGAGGAACGCAAACAAGTCTGGCTACTTCAGGGCCCACAAGGAGGAGAAACGGGTGCGCCACAACAGCTACACGTCCTCCAcatcatcctcctcctcctacACCGAAGCCGATCCCGCCATCCTAAGTCGCAGGCAGAAGCAAATAGATTACGGAAAGAATACTGCCGCCTACGAGCGCTATGTGGAAATGGTGCCGAAGGCCGAGCGGACTCGCGAACATCCGCGCACCCCGAACAAGCACGGAAAGTACAGCCGCCGCGCCTTCGACGGTCTCGTGAAGATCTGGCGCAAAAGCCTCCACATCTACGATCCACCTACCCAAGCGCGCGGCACGGCCAAGGACAGCAATTCCGACTCGGATTCGGACTAG